The proteins below are encoded in one region of Paenibacillus sp. YYML68:
- a CDS encoding non-ribosomal peptide synthetase: MRAIWDKEKAYWNEKLGGGNDERIAGIPYTQQPLTASTLAPGTLKSVHTELSPELSARIAQISGGAPMAVYMVLMSAITGLLYKYTNEGSVTIGTPTLAASKTEAGAMLNQLLLIRSKVEQATTLKTMLPAMKADLTEAVQHQSLPFHQYMHLLNIEAPEEGRPVIPTVVSLEALHTDHFKEQAAFELWLHASVQAGGLVHLDATYDECRYTAESIERLMAHLQQFMAVVLFQPDVPFAEAELLSEAERKQIIESFNATEVEYPKHRAIHQLFEEQATRTPDELAVQSEGESLTYRGLNERANRLARRLIAQGVQSEEPVAIMAERSVEMVVGTIAILKAGGAYVPIDPEYPQDRIEYLLDDSGARVLLVQEQLLEQLGTGESKLSDFQGVCMSLREGAVDNADSSVSASATSAGVKSANLELTASSLADSASSTRADSTNLDLPVQPDQLAYLIYTSGTTGKPKGVMVEHRNVTRLVMNTNYVKLDNTTRILQTGAVVFDATTFELWGSLLNGGKLYLVPSDVILDANRLKQAIQRYAINTMWLTAPLFNQLLMQDNSMFTGVKTLLVGGDVLSVPHINTALEHHPGLVIVNGYGPTENTTFSTTHLVDSPQTEAVPIGRPIANSTAYIVDRSMKLMPIGAWGELVVGGDGVARGYRNREELTAEKFIDSPFRAGERLYRSGDLARWRPDGVIEYKGRIDEQVKIRGYRIELGEIESQLLKSAEVREAVVIAIADETGQKLLCAYYVTKSGEALSPSELKSRLASELPGYMVPSFFVQLEVMPLTPNGKVDRRALPAPDAAAQAGDTYVAPRTRMEEDLARIWQQVLGLERVGVTDHFFEIGGHSLRATALVAHIHKELNKSIQLRDVFRNPTVESMALAIESMEPNKYAEIPVAAAQAHYPVSSAQKRMFILNQLSGASLSYNMPNALRMEGPIDSDGLEQAFRTLIERHETLRTSFEVVNGEPVQIVHDQVEFRMERLKAVEVGSEGAQESTTGSKSAAAADSVEEVVRRFTRTFDLQTAPLMRVGLVELGANRHLLLLDMHHIISDGASMSVLVDEFIRLYADDAADLPQLRIQYKDYAVWQRGDVLSDSYAEHERYWLETFAGELPVLELPTDYARPTTRSFEGSVTEFVLSPELTAQLKRLASETGATLYMVMLAAYTSLLYKYSGQDDVIVGSPIAGRPHADLSRLIGMFVNTLAIRTYPTGPKSFRDYLLEVKEQSLLAFEHQDYPFDELVDRLQLSRDMSRNPLFDTMLVVQNADQPQTNVAIDSLRVSTYAAEHNVAKFDLTLFVTEQQDEQGESLACSFEYATALFKKETVERLGEHLQLLLEMIVSEPAVKLDSIRIVSEAEQRQIVEQFNATTVDYPSEQTISELFEQQVSRTPSHTAVVYEGEQLTYSELNARANRLAHTLRAEGVQQDEPIAILAERSIDMVVGVLAILKAGGAYVPIDADYPEERIAYMLEDSGARLVLAQKLVPALEQAMGATDTSRKLLLLGDASSYSADESNLTSAATPEQLAYIIYTSGSTGKPKGVMVEHRNVVRLVMNTDYAELNEHTRILQTGAVVFDASTFEIWGALLNGGQLYLVPNETILDAVKLKQAIREYSITTMWLTAPLFNQLLVQERGLFDGLKTLLVGGDALSVPHINRALQEHPELTIVNGYGPTENTTFSTTHPIREAQTDAVPIGRPIHNSTAYIVDAALNLLPVGAWGELLVGGDGVARGYLNRPDLTAEKFIDSPFRSGERVYRSGDLTRWRADGTIEYKGRMDAQVKIRGYRIELGEVETALLQAAPLREAVVLVREDANGQKVLVAYYASDDSLNVRELRSALSSKLPAYMVPSYFVAVPSIPLTPNGKVDRRALPEPEGEVETGAEYAAPASPEEEALVAVWQSVLGVKRVSVLDSFFELGGDSIKSIQVSSRLFQAGYKLDMKQLFQYPTIRQLSKHVQKVGRIAEQGEITGSVGLTPIIHWFFEQGMVEPHYFNQSVMLYRPDSFDEQALLAAMRKLAEHHDALRLIFRKGAHGEGYEAYNRAIHEGELFTLETFDFTGVTEELLADTVEAAANEVQSSINLEDGPLMKLGLFRCPDGDHLLIVIHHLAVDGVSWRILFEDIAAAYEQALKGEKLQLPRKTDSFQLWAEELENYATGPAIEREKSYWQQVANTAYQPLPIDYDQPFAMLADSDSVTVSWSAEETELLLKSAGRAYNTEVNDLLLAAVGMAVHDWSGLEHLVLNLEGHGREPIHPDLDITRTVGWFTSQYPVLLELESGRDVSHRIKSVKESLRRIPNKGIGYGILKHLSPVEERSLYAVEPQVSFNYLGQFDQDMENSSIQTSQYSYGMPLSALMLRKYTLDINGMISGGELGLSISFSTRQYRKETVERLGALLKTSMQRIIAHCVAKERPELTPSDVSLRGLTVEQLAVVTAQAETIGELENVYTLSPMQKGMLFHSRLEPGSGAYFEQAKYELVGKLDVAAFENSLHALVERHAALRSNFDYTIGDKPLQLVYRNRGCEFHYEDLTGMELIERETYYLTYVARDKARGFDLSRDRLMRVAVLRTGEKTYRFVWSFHHIVMDGWCISLVNKEVFETYLAAVEGREPMLEPVAPYSRYIEWLEDQDAEEATSYWRQYLAGYEQQTMVPSTLADSITSKTRGYEPEETYVDLSSELTERMNRIAKEHQVTINTLMQCAWGLVLQRYNNTRDVVFGSVVSGRPAEVAGIESMIGLFINTIPVRIQSEAEATFADVMRRTQEQSLASTSYDTYPLFEIQALSDQKQELIGHIMVFENYPVEQQVEQLGAGGAGVEGEGMPQPPFEIHNVDMKEQTNYDFNLVVMPGDEIRISFGYNTYAYSEADIQRMQRHYVHVLEQVVANPNVAVDQIELTTAEEQAQILGPFNDTASEFQRGVTLQRLFEEQAARTPELAAVVFEGATLTYGELNERANRLARRLRAEGVQADTIVGIMTERSMEMIVGLLGILKAGGAYMPIDPEYPEERTQFMLADSKSKLLLTQKHLADTVAFSGTVLALDDEASYAKDGSKLDGTESAEQLAYVLYTSGTTGRPRGVMIEHHSVVNTVTWYYSQYFSGSRNSIVLTAEYTFDPSVEQIFGALLHGATLHVVRKDTLLNRKKLLAYVEAQGIRVLDSSPALMQELVADEAKVDSLDILICGGERLEDTLKDKLVGKGYKLFNHYGPTETTIDVITGPCEANTKVTLGKPIRNTQAYILSASHKLQPVGIPGELYIAGEGLARGYLNRPELTASRFVANPFVAGSKMYATGDLARWLPNGEIEYIGRVDHQVKIRGYRVELGEVEAQLAKVSAIKEAVVLAVDSDGGYKQLNAYFTAEETISSADLRSALGKSLPSYMVPSQFVQLERMPLTSNGKIDRKALPAMKAVGSEMEQATASVDSAPQTELEQQLALIWQQVLGVPSVGVQDSFFDLGGHSLKVLELIRHIHQQVGVELPLRTVFESPTIAGLVRALEEHAGGLVAAGQSAIVRLNESGARNVFCFPPMLGYGMAFAELAKQLEPHATVYGVDFIDQYEDERHLTEQYIELIQRVQPVGPYVLLGYSLGGNLAFEVAKAMELRGLPVSDLLMVDSVKSERTVTATREETIKHIDQALEKAPEAYQALLSGTHREKIYAYAIYRNGLLNMGSVQANVHGMVAAHSAAKGPNGDKLSWKSATAGEYTEHRLIGNHDEVLESGFVEENAQLILKVLKQIEERQAASGDSKRQLETSGA, translated from the coding sequence ATGAGAGCCATTTGGGATAAAGAGAAAGCTTATTGGAATGAGAAGCTGGGGGGCGGAAATGACGAGCGTATCGCAGGCATCCCGTATACACAGCAGCCGCTTACGGCAAGCACGCTTGCACCAGGGACGCTGAAGTCGGTTCATACCGAGCTATCCCCGGAGCTGTCGGCACGCATTGCGCAAATATCGGGCGGGGCTCCCATGGCCGTGTATATGGTGCTCATGTCCGCCATTACAGGACTGCTGTACAAATACACGAACGAAGGTTCGGTTACAATCGGCACGCCGACGTTAGCGGCGTCGAAGACCGAGGCCGGTGCCATGCTGAACCAACTGCTGCTTATTCGCAGTAAGGTCGAACAGGCGACGACGCTGAAGACGATGCTCCCGGCGATGAAGGCGGATTTGACAGAGGCGGTGCAGCATCAGTCACTTCCTTTTCACCAATATATGCACCTGCTGAACATCGAAGCTCCAGAGGAAGGTCGTCCGGTTATTCCGACGGTCGTCTCGTTGGAGGCGCTGCACACGGATCACTTCAAGGAGCAGGCGGCGTTCGAGCTGTGGTTGCATGCTTCGGTGCAGGCTGGCGGGCTGGTGCATCTCGATGCGACGTACGACGAGTGTCGCTATACGGCGGAATCGATCGAGCGGCTGATGGCGCATCTGCAGCAGTTCATGGCGGTCGTCCTGTTCCAGCCGGACGTGCCGTTCGCCGAGGCGGAGCTGCTGTCTGAAGCGGAACGCAAGCAAATCATCGAGTCGTTCAATGCAACGGAGGTCGAGTATCCGAAGCATCGCGCGATTCATCAGCTGTTCGAGGAGCAGGCGACCCGTACGCCTGACGAGCTGGCGGTGCAGAGTGAGGGCGAGTCGCTGACGTACCGCGGGCTGAACGAGCGTGCGAACCGATTGGCACGCAGGCTGATCGCCCAAGGCGTACAGTCCGAGGAGCCAGTCGCGATTATGGCGGAGCGCTCGGTTGAGATGGTCGTCGGCACGATTGCGATTCTGAAGGCAGGCGGCGCGTATGTGCCGATTGATCCGGAATATCCGCAGGACCGAATTGAATATTTGCTCGACGACTCGGGTGCGCGGGTTCTTCTCGTGCAGGAGCAGCTGCTGGAGCAACTCGGTACTGGTGAGAGCAAGCTGAGCGACTTCCAGGGCGTATGCATGAGCTTGCGTGAGGGTGCGGTTGACAATGCGGACTCCTCAGTATCGGCTTCTGCCACGTCTGCTGGTGTGAAGAGCGCGAATCTAGAGCTGACAGCGAGCTCACTAGCGGACTCCGCTTCGTCTACTAGAGCGGATAGTACGAACCTCGACCTGCCTGTGCAGCCTGACCAGCTCGCGTACCTGATCTACACGTCGGGTACAACGGGCAAGCCGAAGGGCGTTATGGTCGAACATCGCAACGTGACACGTCTTGTCATGAATACGAATTACGTGAAGCTGGATAACACGACGCGCATTCTGCAGACTGGAGCTGTCGTCTTCGACGCGACGACGTTCGAGCTGTGGGGCTCGCTCTTGAATGGCGGCAAGCTGTATCTCGTGCCGAGCGACGTCATTCTCGACGCGAACCGTCTGAAGCAAGCGATCCAGCGCTACGCGATCAACACGATGTGGCTGACCGCGCCGCTGTTCAATCAGCTGCTCATGCAGGACAACTCGATGTTCACTGGCGTGAAGACGCTCCTCGTCGGCGGAGATGTGCTGTCGGTGCCGCACATTAATACGGCGCTTGAGCATCACCCGGGGCTAGTTATCGTGAACGGCTACGGCCCTACGGAAAATACGACGTTCTCCACCACCCATCTCGTCGATTCGCCGCAAACCGAGGCGGTGCCGATTGGACGCCCAATCGCCAACTCGACCGCGTACATCGTCGACCGCTCGATGAAGCTGATGCCGATCGGTGCATGGGGTGAGCTCGTCGTCGGCGGCGATGGCGTTGCAAGAGGCTACCGCAACCGCGAGGAGCTGACGGCGGAGAAGTTCATCGACAGCCCGTTCCGCGCAGGCGAGCGTCTGTATCGCTCTGGCGACCTTGCGCGCTGGCGTCCTGATGGCGTTATCGAGTACAAGGGCCGTATCGACGAGCAGGTGAAAATTCGCGGCTACCGGATCGAGCTCGGCGAGATCGAGTCACAGCTGCTGAAGTCGGCTGAGGTGCGCGAGGCGGTTGTCATAGCGATAGCCGATGAGACCGGGCAGAAGCTGCTGTGTGCATACTATGTGACCAAGAGCGGCGAAGCATTGAGCCCAAGCGAGCTGAAGTCGCGCCTTGCGAGCGAGCTGCCGGGCTACATGGTGCCTTCGTTCTTCGTCCAGCTGGAGGTGATGCCGCTCACACCGAACGGCAAGGTCGACCGCCGTGCATTGCCAGCTCCAGATGCTGCTGCGCAAGCAGGCGACACGTATGTTGCCCCTCGCACCCGTATGGAGGAGGATCTTGCACGCATATGGCAGCAGGTGCTCGGGCTGGAGCGGGTCGGGGTGACGGATCATTTCTTCGAAATCGGGGGCCATTCGCTGCGTGCAACAGCGCTTGTCGCCCACATTCATAAAGAATTGAACAAGAGCATTCAGCTGCGTGACGTGTTCCGCAACCCGACGGTAGAGAGCATGGCGCTCGCCATCGAGTCGATGGAGCCGAACAAGTATGCGGAGATTCCAGTTGCAGCAGCGCAAGCTCATTATCCGGTGTCGTCCGCGCAGAAGCGGATGTTCATTCTGAATCAGCTGTCCGGTGCGAGTCTTAGCTACAACATGCCGAACGCGCTCCGTATGGAAGGTCCGATCGACAGTGACGGTCTGGAGCAAGCGTTCCGCACGTTGATTGAGCGTCATGAGACGCTGCGTACGAGCTTCGAGGTCGTGAACGGCGAGCCCGTGCAGATCGTGCATGATCAGGTTGAGTTCCGCATGGAGCGGCTGAAGGCGGTTGAAGTCGGAAGCGAAGGGGCTCAAGAGTCGACGACAGGCTCCAAGAGTGCGGCAGCAGCTGATTCCGTCGAAGAAGTCGTTCGCCGCTTCACGCGCACGTTCGACCTGCAGACCGCGCCGCTGATGCGCGTCGGCCTCGTGGAGCTTGGCGCTAACCGTCATCTGCTGCTGCTGGACATGCACCACATTATTTCAGACGGTGCCTCGATGAGCGTGCTCGTTGATGAATTCATCCGTCTGTATGCAGACGACGCTGCAGACCTACCGCAGCTTCGCATTCAATACAAGGATTACGCTGTATGGCAACGCGGTGACGTGCTCAGCGACAGCTATGCGGAGCATGAGCGCTACTGGCTTGAGACATTCGCAGGGGAGCTGCCGGTGCTGGAGCTGCCGACCGACTATGCGCGTCCGACGACGCGTAGCTTCGAGGGCAGCGTGACCGAGTTCGTGCTCAGTCCGGAGCTGACCGCACAGCTGAAGCGCCTCGCCTCCGAGACGGGTGCGACGCTCTACATGGTCATGCTAGCCGCCTACACGTCGCTCTTGTACAAGTACAGCGGACAAGATGATGTCATCGTCGGCTCGCCGATCGCGGGCAGACCGCATGCGGACCTGTCCCGTCTTATCGGGATGTTCGTCAATACGCTGGCCATTCGCACGTACCCGACGGGTCCGAAGTCGTTCCGCGATTACTTGCTTGAGGTCAAAGAGCAGTCGCTCCTTGCGTTCGAGCATCAGGATTATCCGTTCGATGAGCTCGTCGACCGTCTGCAGCTGAGCCGTGATATGAGCCGTAATCCGTTGTTCGATACGATGCTCGTCGTGCAGAACGCGGACCAGCCGCAGACGAACGTTGCTATCGATTCGCTGCGCGTCAGCACCTATGCAGCGGAGCATAACGTCGCGAAGTTCGACCTGACGCTGTTCGTCACCGAGCAGCAGGACGAGCAGGGCGAATCGCTAGCGTGCAGCTTCGAGTATGCGACCGCGCTGTTCAAGAAGGAGACGGTCGAGCGGCTAGGCGAGCACTTGCAGCTGCTGCTGGAGATGATCGTCAGCGAGCCTGCGGTCAAGCTGGACTCGATCCGCATCGTCTCCGAGGCGGAGCAGCGTCAGATCGTGGAGCAGTTCAACGCGACGACGGTCGACTACCCGAGCGAGCAGACAATCAGCGAGCTGTTCGAGCAGCAGGTGTCCCGTACGCCGAGCCATACGGCGGTCGTCTACGAAGGCGAGCAGCTGACCTACAGCGAGCTGAATGCTCGGGCGAACCGCCTGGCGCATACGTTACGTGCTGAAGGTGTGCAGCAGGACGAGCCGATTGCGATTCTCGCCGAGCGTTCGATTGATATGGTCGTCGGCGTACTTGCGATTCTGAAGGCGGGCGGCGCGTATGTGCCGATCGATGCGGACTATCCGGAGGAGCGCATCGCGTACATGCTGGAGGACAGCGGTGCGAGACTTGTGCTGGCACAGAAGCTAGTGCCTGCGCTTGAGCAGGCGATGGGAGCCACCGACACGAGCCGCAAGCTGCTGCTTCTCGGCGATGCGTCGAGCTACAGTGCAGACGAGTCGAACCTGACCTCGGCTGCCACACCGGAACAGCTCGCCTATATCATCTATACGTCGGGCTCCACAGGCAAGCCGAAGGGCGTTATGGTCGAGCACCGCAACGTCGTACGGCTCGTCATGAATACGGATTACGCCGAGCTGAACGAGCATACACGCATTCTGCAGACAGGCGCCGTCGTGTTCGACGCTTCGACGTTCGAGATCTGGGGAGCGTTATTGAATGGCGGTCAGCTGTACCTCGTGCCGAACGAGACGATTCTTGATGCGGTCAAGCTGAAGCAAGCAATCCGTGAATATTCGATCACGACGATGTGGCTGACGGCTCCGCTGTTCAATCAGCTGCTCGTTCAGGAGCGCGGTCTGTTCGACGGACTGAAGACGCTCCTCGTCGGCGGTGACGCCTTATCGGTGCCGCACATTAACCGCGCGCTACAGGAGCATCCGGAGCTGACCATCGTCAACGGCTACGGCCCTACGGAGAATACGACGTTCTCCACGACGCATCCGATCCGCGAAGCGCAGACGGATGCGGTGCCGATCGGGAGGCCGATTCACAATTCGACGGCCTATATCGTCGACGCTGCGCTGAATCTACTGCCGGTCGGCGCCTGGGGCGAGCTGCTCGTCGGAGGCGATGGCGTCGCGCGCGGCTACTTGAACCGGCCGGACTTGACGGCCGAGAAGTTCATCGACAGCCCGTTCCGATCCGGTGAGCGCGTCTACCGCAGCGGCGACTTGACCCGCTGGCGGGCGGACGGCACGATCGAGTACAAGGGCCGCATGGACGCCCAGGTGAAGATCCGCGGCTACCGCATTGAGCTCGGAGAGGTCGAAACAGCGCTGCTGCAGGCGGCTCCACTGCGCGAAGCAGTCGTCCTCGTGCGCGAGGATGCGAATGGGCAGAAGGTGCTTGTTGCCTACTATGCAAGCGACGACTCCTTGAATGTACGCGAGCTGCGCAGTGCGCTCTCCAGCAAGCTGCCGGCTTATATGGTGCCGTCGTATTTCGTCGCCGTTCCGAGCATTCCGCTCACGCCGAACGGCAAGGTCGACCGCCGTGCGCTTCCTGAGCCGGAGGGCGAGGTCGAGACAGGTGCGGAATATGCGGCTCCTGCCTCGCCGGAGGAGGAAGCGCTCGTAGCCGTATGGCAGTCCGTACTCGGTGTGAAGCGAGTGAGCGTGCTGGACAGCTTTTTCGAGCTGGGAGGCGATTCCATCAAGTCCATTCAGGTGTCGTCGAGACTGTTCCAGGCTGGCTATAAGCTCGATATGAAGCAGCTGTTCCAATATCCGACGATTCGCCAGCTGAGCAAGCATGTGCAGAAGGTCGGACGCATTGCCGAGCAGGGCGAAATTACCGGATCGGTCGGGCTGACGCCGATTATACACTGGTTCTTCGAGCAAGGGATGGTCGAGCCGCATTACTTCAACCAGTCGGTTATGCTGTACCGACCGGATTCGTTCGACGAGCAAGCTCTGCTTGCCGCTATGCGTAAGCTGGCGGAGCATCATGACGCGCTGAGGCTCATTTTCCGCAAGGGGGCGCATGGAGAGGGCTACGAGGCGTACAATCGTGCGATTCACGAGGGCGAGCTGTTCACGCTGGAGACGTTCGACTTCACTGGCGTAACGGAGGAGCTGCTGGCGGATACGGTTGAGGCGGCGGCGAATGAGGTGCAGAGCAGCATCAACCTCGAGGATGGGCCGCTCATGAAGCTCGGCTTGTTCCGCTGCCCGGACGGCGACCATCTGCTCATCGTCATTCATCACCTCGCGGTCGACGGCGTATCGTGGCGCATTCTGTTCGAGGATATTGCAGCAGCCTACGAGCAGGCGCTCAAGGGCGAGAAGCTGCAGCTTCCGCGCAAGACGGATTCGTTCCAGCTGTGGGCGGAAGAGCTGGAGAATTACGCGACGGGACCTGCGATCGAGCGGGAGAAATCGTACTGGCAGCAAGTCGCGAATACGGCCTACCAGCCGCTGCCGATCGATTATGATCAGCCGTTCGCGATGCTGGCGGACAGCGATTCCGTAACGGTCAGCTGGTCGGCAGAGGAGACGGAGCTACTGCTGAAGTCGGCGGGCCGTGCCTACAACACCGAGGTCAACGACCTGCTGCTTGCAGCGGTCGGCATGGCGGTGCACGACTGGAGCGGTCTAGAGCATCTCGTGCTGAACCTCGAAGGACATGGTCGCGAGCCGATTCATCCGGATCTCGACATTACGCGGACGGTCGGCTGGTTCACAAGTCAATATCCGGTGCTGCTGGAGCTAGAGTCGGGCCGCGACGTTTCGCATCGCATCAAGTCGGTGAAGGAGTCGCTGCGTCGCATTCCGAACAAGGGGATCGGCTACGGGATATTGAAGCATCTGTCTCCGGTGGAGGAGCGCAGTCTGTACGCAGTAGAGCCGCAGGTGAGCTTCAACTACTTGGGTCAGTTCGATCAGGATATGGAAAACAGTTCCATTCAGACTTCCCAATATTCATACGGAATGCCGCTCAGTGCGCTCATGCTGCGTAAATATACGTTGGACATTAATGGCATGATCTCCGGCGGCGAGCTTGGGCTGTCGATCAGCTTCAGCACGCGCCAATACCGCAAGGAGACGGTCGAGCGACTCGGCGCACTGCTCAAGACGAGCATGCAGCGCATCATCGCGCATTGCGTGGCGAAGGAGCGCCCAGAGCTGACGCCTAGTGATGTGTCGCTGCGCGGATTGACTGTCGAGCAGCTCGCGGTCGTGACCGCTCAGGCGGAGACGATTGGAGAGCTCGAGAACGTGTACACGCTGTCGCCGATGCAGAAGGGGATGCTGTTCCACAGCCGCCTCGAGCCAGGCTCAGGCGCATACTTCGAGCAGGCGAAATACGAGCTTGTCGGCAAGCTCGACGTCGCGGCCTTCGAGAACAGTCTGCATGCACTCGTCGAACGCCATGCGGCGCTTCGCTCGAACTTCGATTACACGATTGGGGACAAGCCGCTGCAGCTCGTCTACCGTAATCGGGGCTGCGAGTTCCATTACGAGGACTTAACGGGAATGGAGCTGATCGAGCGTGAGACGTACTACTTGACATATGTTGCACGGGATAAGGCGCGTGGCTTCGATCTGAGTCGGGACCGCCTCATGCGAGTAGCGGTGCTGCGCACGGGTGAGAAGACGTACCGGTTCGTCTGGAGCTTCCATCATATCGTGATGGACGGCTGGTGTATTTCTCTTGTTAACAAGGAAGTATTCGAGACGTACCTCGCTGCAGTGGAAGGACGGGAGCCGATGCTGGAGCCTGTCGCGCCATACAGCCGGTACATCGAGTGGCTGGAGGATCAAGATGCGGAGGAGGCGACCAGCTACTGGCGTCAATACCTCGCCGGGTATGAGCAGCAGACGATGGTGCCTTCCACGCTGGCCGATTCGATCACGTCGAAGACACGGGGCTATGAGCCTGAAGAAACGTACGTCGATCTGAGCTCAGAGCTGACCGAGCGCATGAACCGTATTGCGAAGGAGCATCAGGTGACGATCAACACGCTGATGCAATGCGCATGGGGACTAGTGCTGCAGCGCTACAACAATACACGCGACGTCGTCTTCGGCAGCGTCGTGTCCGGTCGTCCTGCAGAGGTCGCAGGCATTGAGAGCATGATCGGACTGTTCATCAATACGATTCCGGTACGTATTCAGAGCGAGGCGGAGGCTACGTTCGCGGATGTCATGCGGAGGACGCAGGAGCAATCGCTCGCCTCGACCTCATACGATACGTACCCGCTGTTCGAGATTCAGGCGCTCTCCGACCAGAAGCAGGAGCTGATCGGGCACATTATGGTGTTCGAGAATTACCCGGTCGAGCAGCAGGTGGAGCAGCTTGGCGCAGGTGGAGCGGGTGTTGAGGGAGAAGGTATGCCGCAGCCGCCATTCGAGATTCACAATGTCGACATGAAGGAGCAGACGAACTACGACTTCAACCTCGTCGTCATGCCGGGCGACGAAATTCGGATCAGCTTCGGCTACAACACGTACGCCTACAGCGAGGCGGACATTCAACGCATGCAGCGCCATTATGTGCATGTGCTGGAGCAGGTGGTCGCGAATCCGAACGTGGCCGTCGATCAGATCGAGCTGACGACAGCTGAGGAGCAAGCGCAGATTCTTGGTCCGTTCAACGATACGGCGTCCGAGTTCCAGCGCGGCGTGACGCTGCAGCGGCTGTTCGAGGAGCAGGCGGCTCGCACACCAGAGCTGGCAGCCGTCGTCTTTGAGGGCGCGACGCTGACGTACGGTGAGCTGAACGAGCGTGCGAACCGTCTCGCCCGCAGACTGCGTGCAGAAGGCGTGCAGGCGGATACGATCGTAGGCATTATGACGGAGCGGTCGATGGAGATGATCGTTGGCCTGCTCGGTATTCTGAAGGCTGGCGGAGCATACATGCCGATCGATCCGGAATATCCAGAGGAGCGTACGCAGTTCATGCTCGCCGATTCCAAATCGAAGCTGCTGCTGACGCAGAAGCACCTTGCGGATACGGTTGCCTTCAGTGGTACGGTGTTAGCGCTTGACGACGAGGCGTCCTATGCGAAGGATGGCTCCAAGCTCGATGGGACCGAATCGGCGGAGCAGCTCGCTTACGTGCTGTATACGTCGGGTACGACAGGCCGTCCTCGCGGCGTCATGATCGAGCACCACAGCGTGGTCAACACGGTGACGTGGTATTACAGTCAATATTTCAGCGGAAGCCGTAACAGCATCGTGTTAACCGCCGAATATACGTTCGATCCGAGTGTGGAGCAAATATTCGGCGCACTATTGCATGGCGCAACGCTGCATGTCGTGCGTAAGGATACGCTGCTGAACCGCAAGAAGCTGCTCGCGTACGTCGAGGCGCAAGGCATTCGCGTGCTCGACTCTTCCCCAGCGCTGATGCAGGAGCTGGTCGCAGACGAAGCGAAGGTCGATTCGCTGGACATTCTGATCTGCGGCGGCGAGCGACTTGAGGATACGCTGAAGGATAAGCTGGTTGGCAAGGGCTACAAGCTGTTCAACCATTACGGGCCGACAGAGACGACGATCGATGTCATTACAGGTCCGTGCGAGGCGAATACGAAGGTTACACTCGGTAAGCCGATTCGCAACACACAGGCGTATATATTGAGCGCGAGCCATAAGCTGCAGCCTGTAGGCATACCAGGCGAGCTGTACATTGCCGGCGAGGGGCTGGCGCGAGGCTACCTGAACCGTCCGGAGCTGACAGCGAGCCGATTCGTGGCGAATCCATTCGTGGCCGGGTCCAAAATGTACGCCACCGGCGACCTCGCCCGCTGGCTCCCGAACGGCGAGATCGAGTACATTGGTCGCGTCGACCATCAGGTCAAAATTCGCGGCTACCGCGTCGAGCTTGGCGAGGTCGAGGCGCAGCTCGCGAAGGTGTCCGCGATCAAGGAAGCGGTCGTCCTCGCGGTCGACAGCGACGGCGGCTACAAGCAGCTGAACGCTTACTTCACCGCGGAGGAGACGATCTCAAGCGCCGACCTGCGCTCGGCGCTCGGCAAGTCGCTGCCGAGCTACATGGTTCCGTCGCAGTTCGTGCAGCTGGAGCGCATGCCGCTGACGTCGAACGGCAAGATCGACCGTAAGGCGCTGCCTGCCATGAAGGCTGTAGGCTCAGAGATGGAGCAGGCGACTGCGTCGGTCGACTCCGCACCGCAGACGGAGCTTGAGCAGCAGCTGGCGCTTATCTGGCAGCAGGTGCTCGGTGTGCCGAGCGTCGGCGTCCAAGACAGCTTCTTCGACCTCGGCGGCCACTCGCTCAAGGTGTTGGAGCTGATCCGCCACATTCATCAGCAGGTTGGTGTGGAGCTTCCACTGCGCACCGTGTTCGAATCGCCTACGATTGCCGGGCTTGTCCGTGCTCTGGAGGAGCACGCGGGTGGCTTGGTCGCAGCTGGTCAGAGTGCCATCGTGCGGTTGAACGAGTCGGGCGCGAGGAACGTCTTCTGCTTCCCGCCGATGCTCGGCTACGGGATGGCGTTCGCGGAGCTGGCGAAGCAGCTGGAGCCGCATGCGACGGTGTATGGGGTAGATTTTATCGATCAATATGAGGATGAGCGTCATCTGACGGAGCAGTACATCGAGCTGATCCAGCGTGTGCAGCCAGTAGGGCCGTACGTATTGCTCGGCTACTCGCTCGGCGGCAATCTGGCGTTCGAGGTGGCGAAGGCGATGGAGCTGCGCGGTCTTCCAGTGTCCGACCTGCTGATGGTCGATTCGGTGAAGAGTGAGCGCACGGTGACGGCGACGCGGGAAGAGACAATCAAGCATATTGACCAGGCGCTGGAGAAAGCACCAGAGGCGTATCAAGCGCTGCTCTCCGGTACACATCGCGAGAAGATCTACGCCTACGCGATCTACCGTAACGGGCTGCTCAATATGGGCAGCGTGCAGGCGAACGTACACGGTATGGTCGCGGCACATAGCGCCGCCAAGGGACCTAACGGCGACAAGCTGTCCTGGAAGAGCGCCACAGCTGGCGAGTACACTGAGCATCGTCTGATCGGCAACCACGACGAGGTGCTGGAGTCTGGCTTCGTGGAGGAGAATGCGCAGCTGATTCTGAAGGTGCTGAAGCAGATTGAGGAACGTCAAGCTGCATCAGGGGATTCCAAGCGACAGCTTGAGACGTCGGGCGCGTAG